In Nilaparvata lugens isolate BPH chromosome 5, ASM1435652v1, whole genome shotgun sequence, the following proteins share a genomic window:
- the LOC120351710 gene encoding uncharacterized protein LOC120351710 (The sequence of the model RefSeq protein was modified relative to this genomic sequence to represent the inferred CDS: added 15 bases not found in genome assembly), whose amino-acid sequence MSAILVFLMAFTLAAPLTAAPGYLVHTPVLSSSSSYSSQSQSSVVHSAPLHTAPLVYSAAVPAAPAAYVSHAVLPAASQLTYAAVPVIKPAAVVPSYYIS is encoded by the coding sequence GTTTTTCTGATGGCGTTCACGCTGGCCGCACCGCTCACCGCAGCCCCAGGCTACCTGGTTCACACGCCGGTGCTGAGTTCGTCATCCTCCTACTCGTCACAATCGCAGTCCTCAGTGGTGCACAGTGCTCCCCTCCACACCGCGCCACTAGTCTACAGTGCGGCCGTACCCGCCGCGCCCGCCGCATATGTGTCCCATGCTGTCTTACCGGCCGCTTCACAACTAACCTACGCCGCGGTTCCCGTCATAAAGCCCGCTGCGGTTGTGCCTTCTTATTACATTAGTTGA